A DNA window from Gorilla gorilla gorilla isolate KB3781 chromosome 6, NHGRI_mGorGor1-v2.1_pri, whole genome shotgun sequence contains the following coding sequences:
- the LOC115935290 gene encoding speedy protein E18-like, producing MDRTETRFHKRGQITGKITTSRQPYPQNEQSPQRSTSGYPLQEVVDDEVLGPSAPGVDPSPPCRSLGWKRKRERSGESEEEPEKELAPEPEETWVVEMLCGLKMKLKQQRVSPILPEHHKDFNSQLAPGVDPSPPRSSFCWKRKMEWWDESEESLEEEPRKVLAPEPEEIWVAEMLCGLKMKLKRRRVSLVLPEHHEAFNRLLEDPVIKRFLAWDKDLRVSDKYLLAMVIAYFSRAGLPSWQYQRIHFFLALYLANDMEEDDQDSKQNIFYFLYGKTRSRIPLFHKSRFQLCRRMNPRARNNRSQIVLFQKRRFHFFCSMSGRAWVSPEELEEIQAYDPEHWVWARDRARLF from the exons ATGGACAGAACAGAGACTAGGTTCCATAAGAGGGGACAAATTACGGGAAAGATCACGACCAGCCGTCAACCGTACCCCCAGAATGAGCAGAGTCCCCAGCGGAGCACCTCGGGGTACCCCCTCCAGGAGGTGGTGGATGATGAAGTGTTGGGACCATCAG CCCCTGGGGTAGATCCCAGCCCCCCATGTAGATCCCTTGGCTGGAAAAGGAAGAGGGAGCGGTCAGGTGAATCTGAGGAGGAGCCGGAGAAGGAGCTCGCCCCTGAGCCTGAGGAGACCTGGGTAGTGGAGATGCTGTGTGGGCTCAAGATGAAGCTGAAGCAACAGCGCGTGTCACCCATCCTCCCTGAGCACCACAAGGACTTCAACAGTCAGCTTG CCCCTGGGGTAGATCCTAGCCCCCCGCGTAGCTCCTTTTGCTGGAAAAGGAAGATGGAGTGGTGGGATGAATCTGAGGAGTCGTTGGAGGAGGAGCCACGGAAGGTGCTCGCCCCTGAGCCCGAGGAGATCTGGGTGGCGGAGATGCTGTGTGGCCTCAAGATGAAGCTGAAGCGACGGCGAGTGTCGCTCGTGCTCCCTGAGCACCACGAGGCCTTCAACAGGCTGCTTG AGGATCCTGTCATTAAAAGATTCCTGGCCTGGGACAAAGATCTGAGGGTGTCAGACAAG TATCTCCTGGCTATGGTCATAGCGTATTTCAGCCGGGCCGGCCTCCCCTCCTGGCAATACCAACGCATTCatttcttcctggctct CTACCTGGCCAATGACATGGAGGAGGATGACCAGGACTCCAAACAAAACATCTTCTACTTCCTGTATGGGAAGACCCGCTCCCGCATACCCTTGTTCCATAAGAGTCGGTTCCAGTTATGCCGTCGCATGAACCCGAGGGCCAGGAATAACCGCTCTCAGATAGTCCTGTTCCAGAAACGTCGGTTCCACTTCTTCTGTTCCATGAGCGGCAGGGCTTGGGTTTCCCCGGAGGAGTTGGAGGAG ATCCAGGCTTATGACCCAGAGCACTGGGTGTGGGCGCGAGATCGCGCTCGCCTTTTCTAG